In Populus alba chromosome 4, ASM523922v2, whole genome shotgun sequence, the genomic window ATTCCAGAATCCGAGCACCAAGAAGCTTCCATCTGCCAAGACTCACTGCACATAACTTGTTAACATGCCTCACCTGCTTACAGGCTTCGTTCACTTGCTTCTAAATACCTGGATTGAGAGTTAGCAATCTACCTATCCAATTGAGAGTGCATGTCGGGTGAGAAAAGGAGACAAAGGCAGATTCTTAGCACATGTTTGTTACGCCCTGAAAATGATAACATTATTCAACctaaacaaacatgttttatttgGATTCAGTTTGTGAGGaacatgaaaacaaacaaacacgtTTTGATGCTCGCATCAAGAGGTAAACATTACTTATCTCTACTACAAAAAATACAGAAACTCGATCCTTTTATCAAAAGTGCCATCCCGCTGTGTAACTCGGCAACAACACTGGTATCTATCTAATGTTATTGGGCCAGTATTTTAGGGTACCGTCGGGAGCCCGTGTATGGTTTGGAAAGCAATTAGTCCATATAGAGCCTAAACTAAGCTATGGGTCCATTTGCTCTCCgattcttgaaatatttttttcttttccatccataaaacttaaaatcaatATCTGAATAATATGCTAACTAGACCATCAAAAAAtagaataacaaaaatataaaatttaacttatgaccctcttttttattattatttaacattgattACAAGTTACTCTAACCCAAATGAGTCAATTCATAATCAATGTGCATTTCCAACAAACATTTTCCATAAACGTTAacctaaaatttattatttgtacTTCAAATGTTGTTCGAATTATATAAGATTGCTAGAATCGGTCTAAAACCCCTTATCATATGTTATTCTAGTTTTCCAATCGTAGctagttgaaattttttatcctcCCTTTAAGTCCTCCTTGGTGTTCCCCCTTGTTTTCCTCACTTTTTTCTCTTGATAATATACTTAAGATGTAGTGGGTAACAATTTCCCTCAATCTCTCCTCCAAATCCTTAATTTCCCATGGTTttcttattaataatttttttttcaattttgttggtttttctctcttcttttcctctttcttcCAGCCAGCTTAAGAAGTGAGAGGAAGAAAGTCTTATAATCAAATCTTTTGTCCAATTACACATTAACCCCTTCTCTTCGTTTAACTCAAAATTTgtccctataatttttttctagttattttcttctcttatcattttttctaattttgccCTTGACGTCAAGTTTTAATTCCCTCAATTCAATCTAATTTTGCTATAGTGGTCAGATTAATGCTCTATACTATAACAGATATTAAGCCAAGCCCGTCTTCCGTTCTAACTCGTGGCAGATTCAgaacaaaaaattttagaagGCAAAAACATGGCTAAATATGCAATAATATAGCTTATACCTATTCAATTTTGCGCTGTAATTTGATTCTATCAAAACTAATATTATTAGGTATTGATGAAGAAAACATGGTAATCCTGAAGGCATTTATGGCCGGCCAATGGTTGTAATTgatgtataataaaattatgtttgtttaagttaattatgatttatcaactcataattttattaagcaatttgaattttgaaacatcATAGGATCCTAtgtaggtttttcttttttctaacaaGTCACTgtcttttaattagtttttgtatATCAAAATTAAGTTCCTTCACCATTAATTTTAGATACACTATTAACATGTGTATTCATTttagaacctgaaataataacACGAGGAATTTACAAATCCAAACCAACTCCTAAAGGTTACATCAAATGAATGTGatagtctttttctttttcgtttttttttttttttttgagaggggggggggggggggctatCACCACCGGCCCTCCCTTAGCTTGTTGGTTTGTGTTTGACACGTTACTTCAATGGGTTGAGGAGAGAGGAGAGGAATCAATTAAGATCAAGTATCAATCTCAATTAAGGTCAACTTAATCTTATTGATCTCATGGAGATCTAACTTAAGAAGGCTTGATTTGGTCCCCCACTGTGATGCCTCGCGCATGCTGCAAGTGAAGCGTCCTTGCTAGCtagtgtgtgtgtctatatatatatatatatatatatatatatatatatatatatatatatatatatgcaagggAGCTACCGGGGAATTGGGCTGCTGCCGATTCCTTAGTTAGGTCAGGTGGCTCCACAGTAAACATCAAAGTAGCATAGACATATATAGATCGTGAATTATTAACCCAAAGATTTTGACAtctcctcattttttttctcgtgACAAATACTGTAGTCCTTGCTTGCTGCTGTTCGCTCTCATTGAGCTTCTCCTTTTCTCTGGCTGAGGTTTTCATAGCCTTCTACTTCCCAGCTGTGGCACATGACCGTATCCCTCTACAGTCCGCAATCTACAGGCCACTCTATCAATGAAGAAGCTCTCTCTAGCCGAAAATTCATCTGCATCCTAGCTATCATAGATTACTGTTTGGAATTGGATAgcttctttaaagaaaaaaaaataaaaatcatgtgtACCATCACAAACACCACTGTTTCTGAGCACCATAGGCCACTAACTAGGAGAAATTATTAACTCAAATCATAGAGAGTATAGACAATCAACAGTGCCATAATTGATACCTTCAGTACCGCCTCCTGCTGCATCAACTAAGCCAGTTCAGTGTCGTTTGCCAGTTGAGACACTGTAGTACCGCTACAAAAAACAAAGCGATTACCAATTTTCCATCCCTCTCTTGACCACCTTGGTTCCATGTCACCTGGCTACTACGTGTTGTCGTTGTCATCTCGGAACACTTTCACCGTCGGGTCCATCACCACCTTCATGGTGGCTTTGTCAATGTATAACCAACAACTACATCTGTAACACATGTTAATTATTAACATGTGCTGCGTTTAATGAACATTTCCACTCTTTGCATCTACCATGTTAGTTAATCAATTGCCATTTTACCAATCTTTTCACCCTCAAAAGAAAATCTAATGATTGCAGGCCGGTGGCAGCCACACTAAATATTTCTCATGAGCTATTTGAAAACACATATAAGATATTCTGCAGtgcagtttaattaattatcataagcagcataaatattttagatgagtaataaaaaaaaaaccgacccTATAGTATACTCTTAGATGAATGTTGTGAGATAAATATTTACTtgtttcaaaatggatttgAACATGTGTTGGGCCTCAGGTCAATTTTGCTTAAGATTTTCAGACACGGGTCGGTTCATTCGAATTTGAGAAACCGAAGGCCTGGAGCCAAGCCCATGAACACCTCTACAGTATAATCTCAAAGCAAACTCTTGGAAATCAAGACCTTACTCACCAGGGAAGTACGGGATGCCTTTCGAGAAGGGCAGCTGCTCAAAATAAAATCCTAGATGATCAGCTAAACAAATGGTAGAAGATATATAGCTCAATATCTATGGAGCTCTATGCTCTAGCAGAATAAAGTTAAGGCCTCCAATTTGTAATTATTCTTTCATCACATACTAATTATTAAaccaaatatttaataaaccaCTACTATAACTTCATCTCCCAACTACTTCCACCCAAAATTGACATTACAATTTGTAAATACACAAGAAGTTTAGTGACATGTAGAGGGATGGAGCAATCTTATAGGGCGAACTAGATAATGCTATAGCTCTACCTTCAGCAAGATTCTGGGCATGATGTTATGAATGCTATGGCTAACCTAGAGCATTAGTTCCTCAATTATACCATTGATAAAACCTAGAGCCGAATTCCCTTTTATAACTTCACCAAACCCTCATCACTAACACTACTAATTTGGGATCGtacataattttgaaaacaaccTTCTTATAGTCGATTTTATAAAAGATCTCTTTCTCGGCCGAGAGTGGAGACTAGATAATAGACAGGCACTGCAGCCAATATACTAAAATCCAAGTCATCATCTTGTCAGgaagaaaatcttaattttcACCATATCTAGATCCTCATTCCTCATTGAGGAACGTGCTAAAATCAGGATGCAAAATTGCAGCTGCAAGCCATATCCTCCTACATGCAACATCTAGTCCTTGAACATTTTTCCCGTTTAGAGAAAATCTGAATTTACAAATAATGTGCCTACATTTCTAACACTATATATGCAGGCATATGGACTATATATCTCTGCCATTGACAATGCGTGGTGTATCCAGAAGTTGAGCATATCACTGAATGTAGTTCTTTCTTATATAAGGCTCAAAAAGTACTGAAACTATCAGCATTTGAAATTTCCAAACCCACACAGTGCTTTAATGCAATAACATGAAATACATCAAAGTCAACAAAACATATAACCCGAAAGACCAATCACATAAAGAAAATCCCAACATTACAATAGCAAAATCTCCCCCTTTTCCTATACCATTAATTATACCcatccccccttttttttttcctaaaaagaaagtataaaagacaaaaattaaaaaggaagaagaaagaaatgatcTTCAGTGCCTCAACTGATATTGATAGAGGACCGAGACATATACCCTCCTAACCCCAACCTAATAACAAGTACGaatacattaacaaaaaaagaaaaagggacttGTCATGCGTATATACATACAAATTAAGGTATGACCAACTTACTGGCACTAGCTAGAAAGTTGCACCAAATAGTAGTTGATCCTTTCTTCAACACTGTGTGGTGTAGATGataatgatggtgatgatgatatgATTATGATAGCTGAGTTGATGAGAGGGAAGAGGATCCGAGGTTCCTCTCAGTGCAAATAGGATTTCTCaaccttgaaaataaaaccAGTAGGCTGATCTTGCAGCTGACATGATCTCTCTGATCCAAGCTCCTCTCATCTTTAGGTTCCAACCACACCAATCTTATACCCTTGTTAAGAGAAAGTCTTAATCCATCCCCGATTTGAGTACCATAAACTCCACTACAAACAGaagtaataagaaaagaaaagagaaaaaaaaaaaaactaagaagagcTAGAAGAAGACATCCAAGGTCACTAACAAAGAGGGAGATAACTGAGATGAAAGAAATGGTTTTTTAGGTAGAGCTAGATCAAAGAAGTACTGAGGACCCCATATTAGCTGGATCATGCCATGAACCCACAATATTGGTAGTGTTCCAATACATTGAAGGATCTGAGAAGCCAACTTGTTCTATCTGATTCTGGCATGGCACATTCCAGTTCGACCTATTTTGATCATGCTCAATTTTCACCCCTTTCATACCAGCCCCAGATTCACTATTGCCACTCATTTGCAAGTCCTCAAAGGGGACTGTCAAGCTTTGGTACTGGTTAGGTGCTCTAGTACTCTTTTGTTGGTTGAAGCTAGAGGCAAGCAAAGAAGCCATAGTTGGAGAGGTTGTGTTGGTGGAAGTTGTGGAGGAGCCAAAGAGATTGGAATAACTTGAAAGAAGAGAATTTGAAGTGACCACATCTTGGATTTGCTTAGTAGGGTTAAACCCGTTAGCATCATTAGTACTCATGATTCCTGATGAAAACCCTAATGCAAGAGCATTTAACTGAGGCTGGAGATCATGATACCCAGAAACAGCTGAATACACCCTTGAATTGAACCTACCAGGAAATGGAAGGTCCATCTCTGATGGGTTACTGCTAGTTAACCCGTAAAACAAAGGATTAATATGATTTGAAGTTGGAGAAATATGGTCAATTGAGGTTTGAGGATTAGGATTTGCACTAGAAACTGAATTATTAGCTCCTTCAGCGGCTGAGGCTGGTCTCCTGACACGCTTGTTCTTTCTACATCCACCACCAACAGGAACATTCCTTAAAGTACCACCTCTCGTCCAGTATCTCTTGCAAGCCTTGCAAAAGTGTCTTGGCTGAGATAAGCTGTAGTTGTTATAGTAACAGAACTTGGTGTTTGAGGAGTCACAGCGAGGACACTTGAGAgcttgttgctgctgctgctgctgctgctgtggtTGTGAAAGTACTTCTTCACTTGGTCTCTCCATTAGTTTACCTGTTGATTCCATTAGGCTTTTCTCATCTATCTGATTCTGCACCAAAgacaaagggaaagaaaagaaaagaaaagaaagacatcAAGAGTGGTGTTTTTATTAGTGTAAAAATAACATTGCAAGATAGATATTCTCTTCCAAAagctaagaaacaaaaaatgggtcatgttttgtctaataattgagagtgagagagagagagagagggagagggagagggagagagagagggtgaaGAACCTGTGGCCATTCGTTAGTAGTTGAAGAGATGACAACCATCTTCTCACAGTTGCCTAACATTTCTTCTCACAAAGGAATCGTTGAAACAAAGAGTAAATAGACAGAGCAGGTGGCGACGTGAGTCTTTCTTGATGGGGTACAAATATTGTCACATacagagagaggggggggggggttgcggaggagagagagagagtctgtGTGTGATTAATCAGCAAACATCAGAATTTGTGTGATTTAGTTAGTCAGAATTTCACGTGATGGGGTCTGGTCTAAAATCGAATTTGggtagattgtttttttaagtgaaattattaaaagagcaaaaaaaaaaaaaaaaaatgcaaaagaatATATGGAGGGACATACAATGTATTCAAAATCCAAGAAAAGGACAGGGAGGTAAAGTGGAGCTAGGGATGAATCTTTGAGCTGTTcaagaaagaacatttaacATATGAGAGACTTCCCATTCCACCATCACTATACGTAACATTCCTTCGTATTAGATAGATAGAAATCCACAGATATACATAGAGGGAATCCCTAGAGCTCTAGACCCAATGCAGTCACACAGCAAATCCCACTTCCACTTtagtttcttttgtttattatattttatatactgAATGGTATGCTATGTATGTGAGCACATACGCCATACAAATTATGGCCAATGGCTTCAACAAGGGAGTACTGATGACGGTGCtcctaa contains:
- the LOC118047285 gene encoding dof zinc finger protein DOF1.4; the protein is MLGNCEKMVVISSTTNEWPQNQIDEKSLMESTGKLMERPSEEVLSQPQQQQQQQQQALKCPRCDSSNTKFCYYNNYSLSQPRHFCKACKRYWTRGGTLRNVPVGGGCRKNKRVRRPASAAEGANNSVSSANPNPQTSIDHISPTSNHINPLFYGLTSSNPSEMDLPFPGRFNSRVYSAVSGYHDLQPQLNALALGFSSGIMSTNDANGFNPTKQIQDVVTSNSLLSSYSNLFGSSTTSTNTTSPTMASLLASSFNQQKSTRAPNQYQSLTVPFEDLQMSGNSESGAGMKGVKIEHDQNRSNWNVPCQNQIEQVGFSDPSMYWNTTNIVGSWHDPANMGSSVLL